In Natronolimnobius baerhuensis, a single window of DNA contains:
- a CDS encoding IclR family transcriptional regulator — MSDEPKNPVKSIQRAVSLLHILKETGGARIVDLEERVDLSKATIHSYLATLEEAGFVRKDGVTYRLGFAPLTFGGYVRDHDPLYVAGRDGADEMAERTGELVALMTEWNGRSTYLYQTSGDQALAMDSHLGVQLPMHCTASGKAILAELPRDRVESIIDQHGLPAWTGATITDREHLFEELEDIRSRGVAFDDEERITGLRGVGVPVTIDDSLLGAIALAGPVNRLQGTRYWEDLPEQLTKIERMIEVKAMYPPG, encoded by the coding sequence ATGAGCGACGAACCAAAGAACCCGGTCAAGTCGATCCAGCGGGCGGTATCACTCCTGCACATCCTCAAAGAGACAGGGGGAGCGCGGATCGTCGACCTCGAGGAGCGCGTCGACCTCTCGAAGGCGACGATTCACAGCTATCTCGCGACGCTCGAGGAGGCGGGGTTCGTCCGGAAAGACGGCGTTACGTACCGGCTCGGGTTCGCACCGCTGACGTTTGGTGGGTACGTCCGTGATCACGATCCGCTGTACGTTGCGGGCCGTGATGGTGCAGACGAGATGGCCGAGCGAACGGGCGAACTGGTCGCGCTGATGACCGAGTGGAACGGCCGGTCGACGTATCTCTATCAGACATCAGGCGATCAGGCACTCGCGATGGATTCCCATCTTGGGGTTCAGTTGCCGATGCACTGTACCGCGTCTGGAAAAGCGATTCTCGCCGAATTACCTCGCGACCGCGTCGAGTCGATCATCGACCAGCACGGGTTGCCAGCCTGGACCGGCGCAACGATCACCGACCGGGAGCACCTCTTCGAGGAACTCGAGGACATTCGGTCACGCGGGGTCGCGTTCGACGACGAAGAGCGAATTACCGGGCTTCGCGGGGTCGGCGTGCCGGTCACCATTGACGACTCATTGCTCGGTGCCATTGCACTCGCTGGCCCTGTTAACCGACTCCAGGGGACACGCTACTGGGAAGATCTGCCGGAACAACTGACCAAGATCGAACGAATGATCGAGGTGAAAGCAATGTATCCGCCGGGATAG
- a CDS encoding DUF4432 family protein produces the protein MSARRTAPRIDDAYTYHGIDAVLLENSQLRILVVPGKGGDILEFRDKQTDVDVLWHADHEWTPPDAGTIPEPESASWLDHYPGGWQLNLPIAGTVADDDLPYGLHGESALIPWSYTTNTTDDAVTLELQTDLLRYPFSLERTLTLSRGEAALEITERVTNEGGVDLEYIWQQHIALGQPLIGPGARLDVPTTMGQVAEYRPGHENARLKSGATFEWPEAPGTDGTMIDLRQFPPLDSTIHDVAYATDLEAGWFAVTNPDLDVGFCFTFPTDPFECLWYWQPFGGHAEAPYWNRNYNVGLEPTTAYPAGDVPAAQRDNGTMKTLRAGETLEASFVARTYHGVESVSAVDPDGTVHE, from the coding sequence ATGTCTGCTCGCCGGACTGCACCGCGAATCGATGATGCATACACCTATCACGGCATCGACGCCGTTCTCCTCGAGAATTCTCAGCTTCGCATACTTGTCGTGCCCGGCAAAGGTGGAGATATTCTCGAATTCCGTGACAAACAGACCGACGTCGACGTTCTCTGGCACGCCGACCACGAGTGGACGCCACCCGATGCCGGGACGATTCCGGAGCCTGAATCTGCGTCTTGGCTCGATCACTACCCCGGTGGCTGGCAACTCAATCTTCCAATCGCTGGCACCGTCGCGGATGACGACCTTCCCTACGGACTTCACGGCGAAAGCGCGTTGATTCCGTGGTCGTACACGACTAACACCACCGACGATGCCGTGACCCTCGAGTTACAGACCGACCTGCTGCGCTACCCGTTCTCGCTCGAGCGCACGCTGACGCTCTCTCGCGGCGAGGCTGCACTCGAGATTACCGAGCGCGTGACCAACGAGGGTGGCGTCGACCTCGAGTACATCTGGCAACAGCATATTGCGCTCGGGCAGCCATTAATTGGGCCGGGAGCGCGACTCGATGTGCCGACTACTATGGGTCAGGTCGCGGAGTACCGGCCGGGCCACGAGAACGCGCGCCTGAAGTCCGGAGCAACCTTCGAGTGGCCCGAGGCACCCGGTACCGACGGCACGATGATTGACCTCCGCCAGTTCCCGCCGCTCGATTCAACGATTCACGACGTGGCGTACGCGACCGACCTCGAGGCGGGCTGGTTCGCCGTGACGAATCCCGACCTCGATGTTGGCTTTTGTTTCACGTTCCCCACCGATCCGTTCGAGTGTCTCTGGTACTGGCAACCGTTCGGCGGCCACGCCGAGGCCCCCTACTGGAATCGCAACTACAACGTCGGCCTCGAGCCAACGACTGCCTACCCAGCGGGCGACGTACCCGCCGCCCAGCGAGACAATGGGACGATGAAAACCCTCCGGGCGGGAGAGACGCTCGAGGCGTCGTTCGTCGCTCGAACCTATCATGGCGTGGAATCGGTGAGTGCAGTCGACCCCGATGGAACGGTCCACGAATGA
- a CDS encoding CaiB/BaiF CoA transferase family protein codes for MQSLADITVADFTQLMAGGWAAQKLGDMGADVIKLEHPAGEVQRTMSYRGQTLEGTGVGYLTMNRNKRSVAVNLKTDAGHGIATDIIEDADVLIHNFRPGVMERLSLNYEAVTELNPDIIYVEISGYGSTGPYANRPGQDLIYQAMTGLTSYTGRSDDPPTPAGTVVVDEHTATLAALHTAEALYHRERTGEGQRVETSLLNAAVDLQCNELTFAMNLEEDLPRGDKTHGHAYLYPPYGIYEASDGYVAIGMSPMDRLAETFDLPALEEYEDQQELFENRDEIHDLIETYTTDHPADEIVDNLVDADVQASVARELTEVESDPQIQHNGMILDLERPDGESFKTTGFPATLSKSGGEVRHSPPALGQDTRAVLLERGYTDEKVDELVENDVIAVDADDTAE; via the coding sequence ATGCAATCGTTAGCGGATATTACAGTCGCCGATTTCACGCAGCTAATGGCCGGTGGATGGGCTGCCCAGAAGCTCGGAGATATGGGCGCAGACGTAATCAAACTCGAGCATCCCGCCGGCGAGGTACAGCGGACGATGAGCTACCGCGGCCAGACACTCGAGGGAACTGGCGTGGGCTACCTGACGATGAACCGGAATAAGCGAAGCGTTGCTGTCAATCTGAAAACGGACGCGGGCCACGGGATTGCGACGGACATCATCGAGGACGCAGACGTTCTGATCCACAACTTCCGCCCCGGCGTGATGGAGCGACTCTCGCTCAACTACGAGGCGGTTACCGAGTTGAACCCCGACATCATCTACGTGGAAATCTCTGGCTACGGCTCGACGGGACCGTACGCAAACCGGCCGGGGCAGGACCTCATCTATCAGGCGATGACCGGGCTCACCTCCTACACCGGTCGCAGCGACGACCCGCCGACGCCTGCCGGCACTGTCGTCGTCGATGAGCACACGGCCACGCTGGCCGCGCTCCATACTGCCGAGGCGCTCTATCACCGTGAACGAACCGGCGAGGGCCAGCGCGTCGAGACGAGTCTGCTCAACGCCGCCGTCGACCTCCAGTGTAACGAACTCACCTTCGCGATGAACCTCGAGGAGGACCTCCCGCGCGGCGACAAAACACATGGCCACGCCTACCTGTACCCGCCCTACGGCATCTACGAGGCCAGCGACGGATACGTCGCGATTGGCATGTCCCCCATGGATCGACTCGCCGAGACGTTCGACCTGCCCGCACTCGAGGAGTACGAGGACCAGCAGGAACTGTTCGAGAACCGAGACGAGATCCATGATCTAATCGAGACCTATACGACCGACCACCCTGCCGACGAAATCGTCGACAACCTCGTCGATGCCGACGTGCAGGCGAGCGTCGCACGCGAGCTAACTGAGGTCGAATCGGACCCGCAGATCCAGCACAACGGGATGATACTCGACCTCGAGCGCCCCGACGGCGAGTCGTTCAAGACGACCGGCTTCCCCGCAACGCTCTCGAAAAGCGGCGGTGAAGTCCGTCACTCCCCGCCAGCGCTCGGCCAGGATACGCGTGCGGTCTTACTCGAGCGCGGCTACACGGACGAAAAAGTCGACGAACTTGTCGAAAACGACGTGATCGCCGTCGACGCGGACGACACAGCGGAGTGA
- a CDS encoding acyl-CoA synthetase encodes MPVGYSFPSAESLDTGADVHADFEWDLPETYNLAESAHKTGEARNLTALVHRDDHGRAHRFTYAELDDAASALGAQLREAGLEPGDRIALCFPQSPELLVAHLATYRIGCLAVPLSVLLGQESLAHSLEHSNASALLADATVYDQIEEPVAAADLPTELVVDLEAEAYDGPNRHLGAFAHRVSSDRSSEIVATKPDEPAIIVYTSGTSGTPKGVVQRHQYLIGTLPGYQCWFHCFGDEHRERVWTPAEWAWAGSLFDAVFPTLACGGTVVSSVRRSGFDPADALALLERFDVSRSFMPSTAMWQIREETEPSAGDLDALEVVMCGGEKLPEPVKEWAERELAIVVNEAYGQTEANAMIGDCQVLYESKPDSMGRIYPGHECAILDEDLEPVEPGSVGQIALERSDPVLFAGYLGDKEATEECYDGGWYLTGDLARLDEDGYVTFAGRADNLIISSGYRVSPTAVEAALCRAPTVANAAVGGVSDEERGQRIVAYVLLETDVETPAEANEETTLEDDLRQHVRDRLGPHKTPHEIEVLEDPPRTRTGKLDRATLFPS; translated from the coding sequence ATGCCTGTGGGGTATTCGTTTCCGAGCGCGGAGTCACTCGACACCGGCGCGGACGTGCACGCCGACTTCGAGTGGGACCTTCCTGAAACCTACAACCTGGCCGAGAGCGCGCACAAAACCGGCGAGGCGCGGAACCTGACCGCCCTGGTGCATCGAGACGATCACGGCCGAGCGCACCGCTTCACCTACGCCGAACTGGACGACGCCGCGAGCGCACTCGGCGCACAGCTCCGCGAGGCCGGCCTCGAGCCCGGTGATCGGATCGCGCTCTGTTTTCCCCAGTCGCCCGAACTGCTCGTCGCCCATCTGGCGACCTATCGAATCGGCTGTCTCGCGGTGCCGCTCTCGGTGTTGCTGGGTCAGGAATCGCTCGCACACAGCCTCGAGCATAGCAACGCCAGCGCGCTGCTCGCCGATGCGACGGTCTACGACCAGATCGAAGAGCCAGTGGCGGCTGCCGACCTGCCGACCGAACTCGTCGTCGACCTCGAGGCCGAAGCCTACGACGGCCCCAACCGACACCTCGGCGCGTTCGCCCACCGCGTCTCGAGTGATCGCTCGAGCGAGATCGTCGCGACGAAGCCGGACGAGCCGGCGATCATCGTCTACACGTCCGGAACGTCGGGAACGCCCAAGGGAGTGGTCCAGCGCCACCAGTACCTCATCGGGACGCTGCCGGGCTATCAGTGCTGGTTTCACTGCTTCGGCGACGAGCACCGAGAACGCGTCTGGACGCCCGCCGAGTGGGCCTGGGCGGGGTCGCTGTTCGACGCCGTTTTCCCGACGCTCGCCTGCGGCGGGACCGTCGTCTCGAGCGTGCGCCGGAGCGGGTTCGACCCCGCCGACGCCCTCGCATTGCTCGAGCGATTCGACGTGAGTCGGTCGTTCATGCCCTCGACGGCGATGTGGCAGATCCGGGAGGAAACGGAGCCGAGTGCGGGCGATCTCGACGCACTCGAGGTCGTGATGTGCGGCGGCGAGAAGCTGCCCGAACCCGTCAAGGAGTGGGCCGAACGCGAACTGGCTATCGTGGTCAACGAGGCCTACGGCCAGACGGAAGCGAACGCGATGATCGGAGACTGTCAGGTGCTCTACGAGTCGAAACCGGACTCGATGGGCCGGATCTATCCGGGCCACGAGTGTGCGATTCTCGACGAGGACCTCGAGCCGGTCGAACCGGGATCGGTCGGCCAGATCGCACTCGAGCGCTCTGATCCCGTCCTCTTTGCAGGCTATCTCGGTGATAAGGAGGCGACCGAGGAGTGCTATGACGGCGGCTGGTATCTCACCGGCGATCTGGCACGGCTGGACGAAGACGGCTACGTGACCTTCGCGGGTCGGGCCGACAACCTGATCATCTCCTCGGGGTACCGGGTCAGTCCAACGGCGGTCGAAGCCGCACTTTGTCGCGCCCCGACAGTCGCAAACGCCGCCGTCGGCGGGGTGTCGGACGAGGAGCGCGGCCAACGGATCGTCGCGTACGTCCTGCTCGAGACGGACGTGGAGACGCCGGCTGAGGCGAACGAGGAGACGACGCTCGAGGATGACCTTCGCCAGCACGTCCGGGACCGCCTCGGGCCGCACAAGACGCCTCACGAGATCGAGGTGCTCGAGGACCCGCCGCGAACGCGGACGGGGAAACTCGACCGGGCAACGCTGTTTCCCTCGTGA
- a CDS encoding Gfo/Idh/MocA family protein gives MTWTVAGINFAHFHMGDNLRLVEDHPDAELVAICDEDPEESTLGLEDTAQEFDIPDDRVYRDHQACLEETDPDIVILCPVPSEHADWVEKVAPYGVNVVLEKPFATSVEDADRILEAMAEGGGKLAVNWPLAWYESHRTAKRVLDEGAIGDVREVHYYDGNKGSGRFTQVEYTDSGELHFAGDDLEDTDEAAATWWHQADRGGGSLNDYLGYGVTLGTWFRDGELPLEVTTETHTPEWSPVDTHSITIASYEHGLSKYETRWGTFTDPWVHQPQPKCGFVLVGTEGTIASYDYEETIRVQDDDHPDGYDIEVDPLEAPLENVIQYLIDRLENDEPVEFPPLNPEHCREAQRIIDTAHLSAERGERVELVGDQ, from the coding sequence ATGACATGGACTGTCGCCGGCATCAACTTCGCTCACTTCCACATGGGCGATAACCTACGACTCGTCGAAGACCACCCCGACGCCGAACTCGTTGCCATCTGTGACGAAGACCCCGAAGAGTCGACGCTCGGACTCGAGGACACCGCACAGGAGTTCGACATCCCCGACGACCGCGTGTATCGAGATCATCAGGCGTGTCTCGAGGAGACCGATCCCGATATCGTCATCCTCTGTCCCGTTCCCTCGGAGCACGCTGACTGGGTCGAGAAAGTCGCCCCCTACGGCGTGAACGTCGTTCTCGAAAAGCCGTTCGCAACCTCGGTCGAAGACGCCGACCGCATCCTCGAGGCGATGGCCGAGGGCGGCGGCAAACTCGCGGTCAACTGGCCGCTTGCGTGGTACGAATCCCACCGGACGGCAAAGCGCGTCCTCGACGAGGGAGCCATCGGCGACGTTCGCGAGGTCCACTACTACGACGGCAACAAGGGCAGCGGCCGCTTCACGCAGGTGGAGTACACCGACTCGGGTGAACTGCACTTCGCGGGTGACGATCTCGAGGATACCGACGAGGCCGCCGCGACCTGGTGGCATCAGGCCGACCGCGGCGGCGGCTCGCTCAACGACTACCTCGGCTACGGCGTCACTCTCGGCACCTGGTTCCGCGACGGCGAACTTCCGCTCGAGGTGACGACCGAGACGCATACGCCCGAGTGGTCGCCGGTCGACACTCACAGCATCACAATCGCGAGCTACGAACACGGCCTCTCGAAGTACGAGACGCGCTGGGGGACGTTTACAGATCCGTGGGTCCACCAGCCCCAGCCGAAGTGTGGGTTCGTCCTCGTCGGCACTGAGGGAACGATTGCGAGCTACGACTACGAGGAGACCATCCGCGTCCAAGACGACGACCATCCCGATGGCTACGACATCGAGGTCGACCCGCTCGAGGCACCCCTCGAGAACGTCATCCAGTACCTAATTGACCGCCTCGAGAACGATGAACCGGTCGAGTTCCCGCCGTTGAACCCCGAACACTGTCGAGAAGCCCAGCGAATCATCGACACCGCCCACCTGAGCGCCGAGCGCGGCGAGCGAGTAGAACTCGTGGGGGACCAATGA
- a CDS encoding Gfo/Idh/MocA family protein has translation MSDDEDTYGIAEIADLEEIAPPDLPYKPTPIDDSPPIALIGTGGIAEQHLTAYRDAGYDVRVLCNRTRERAEEYREAFYPDADVTTDYHEVLERDDIAVVDVLPHPADRAPILEDALEAGKHVLSQKPFVVDLEFGERLVELADERGVRLAVNQNGRWAPHWSYIRHTIAEGLIGDPHGIHCSVDWDHNWIADTEINEIDHAVLYDFAVHWFDIVTCFMGEAEPTRVYASYEPSPTQQADPPLLGQAVIEYENAQATLSFDADTPVGPEDRTTVVGTRGTIRSEGPDLEQQSVRLYTEEGYAEPDLEGTWFPDGFHGAMAELLSAIEEDREPSNSARNNLRTLELCYAAVASAEDHEPVVPGSVRQLRGT, from the coding sequence ATGAGCGACGACGAGGACACCTACGGCATCGCCGAGATCGCCGATCTCGAGGAGATTGCCCCGCCCGACCTGCCGTACAAACCGACGCCCATCGACGACTCGCCGCCAATCGCGCTCATCGGCACCGGCGGCATCGCCGAACAGCACCTCACGGCGTACCGCGATGCGGGCTACGACGTTCGCGTGCTGTGCAACCGAACCCGCGAGCGCGCCGAGGAGTACCGCGAGGCGTTCTACCCCGACGCCGACGTCACCACCGACTATCACGAGGTACTCGAGCGCGACGATATCGCCGTCGTCGACGTTCTTCCGCACCCGGCCGACCGCGCACCAATTCTCGAGGACGCACTCGAGGCGGGCAAGCACGTCCTCAGTCAGAAGCCGTTCGTCGTCGACCTTGAGTTCGGCGAGCGACTCGTCGAACTGGCCGACGAGCGCGGCGTCAGACTTGCGGTGAACCAGAACGGCCGGTGGGCACCCCACTGGAGTTACATCCGCCACACAATCGCCGAAGGGCTGATCGGCGACCCACACGGCATCCACTGTAGCGTCGACTGGGATCACAACTGGATCGCCGACACCGAGATCAACGAGATCGACCACGCCGTGCTCTACGATTTCGCAGTCCACTGGTTCGACATCGTCACCTGCTTCATGGGTGAGGCCGAGCCGACGCGAGTCTACGCATCCTACGAACCCTCGCCAACCCAGCAGGCCGACCCGCCGCTGCTTGGGCAGGCGGTCATCGAGTACGAGAACGCACAGGCGACGCTGTCGTTCGACGCCGACACGCCCGTTGGCCCGGAAGACCGAACCACCGTCGTCGGCACGCGCGGCACGATCAGAAGCGAAGGACCGGATCTCGAGCAGCAATCAGTTCGGCTCTACACCGAGGAGGGCTACGCGGAGCCCGATCTCGAGGGAACGTGGTTCCCCGATGGCTTCCACGGTGCGATGGCCGAGTTGCTGTCCGCCATCGAGGAGGACCGCGAGCCGTCGAACAGCGCTCGAAACAACCTCCGGACGCTCGAACTCTGCTACGCGGCGGTCGCGAGCGCCGAGGACCACGAGCCGGTAGTTCCGGGGTCGGTGCGACAACTGCGGGGAACCTGA